In Cololabis saira isolate AMF1-May2022 chromosome 10, fColSai1.1, whole genome shotgun sequence, a single window of DNA contains:
- the si:ch73-382f3.1 gene encoding THAP domain-containing protein 1, with protein MGGCSAPNCSNSTSIGKQLFRFPKDPARKQKWVVNCRRDFEPTPHSRLCQDHFEQSQFEEIARSPAGGKKLKPNAIPTLFSVGDPPYPALTSPYIILPMKPEPEKELSFGDHGYARRTPLPGLEEEESEGMSEDPYPCTRCHLLKKQLEQETQHTARLQREVEEMKKRLYRLDRIEKGLQNFLYEDQIRALSLSKRSRRAVWSPETILKARKIRCAVGTKGYEYLREIGYPLPSYRTLCNRLETKIMVTTDMSCEELAELSLGLMATCDSPTEGVGDNDEEELIGVLS; from the exons ATGGGGGGCTGCTCCGCTCCCAACTGCTCCAACTCCACCAGCATAGGCAAGCAGCTGTTCAGGTtccccaaagacccggctcgcAAGCAGAAGTGGGTGGTGAACTGTCGACGGGACTTTGAGCCAACTCCTCACTCCAGACTCTGCCAA GATCATTTTGAGCAGAGCCAGTTTGAGGAGATAGCCAGGTCTCCAGCTGGAGGGAAGAAGCTCAAACCCAATGCCATCCCGACCCTGTTCAGTGTTGGGGATCCTCCATATCCAGCCCTGACCTCCCCCTACATCATCCTGCCCATGAAACCAGAGCCAG AAAAGGAGCTGAGTTTTGGGGATCATGGCTATGCCAGACGCACCCCTCTGCCCGGCCTGGAGGAAGAGGAATCGGAGGGGATGTCTGAAGACCCGTACCCGTGCACACGGTGTCACCTCCTTAAGAAACAGCTGGAGCAGGAGACGCAGCACACTGCCAGACTGCAGAGGGAG GTAGAAGAGATGAAGAAGCGTCTGTATCGGCTCGATCGGATCGAGAAAGGGCTTCAGAACTTCCTGTACGAGGACCAGATCAGGGCTCTGTCTCTCAGCAAGCGCTCGCGTCGCGCCGTCTGGTCCCCAGAGACGATCCTGAAGGCCCGAAAGATCCGCTGTGCCGTTGGAACCAAAGGCTACGAGTACCTGAGAGAGATCGGCTACCCTTTGCCCTCCTACAGGACTCTGTGCAATCGCCTGGAGACGAAGATCATGGTGACCACTGACATGAGCTGTGAGGAGCTGGCGGAGCTCAGCCTGGGCCTCATGGCCACGTGTGACAGTCCCACAGAAGGTGTGGGAGACAACGATGAGGAGGAACTCATAGGCGTCTTGTCCTGA